Proteins encoded together in one Drosophila albomicans strain 15112-1751.03 chromosome 2R, ASM965048v2, whole genome shotgun sequence window:
- the LOC117576246 gene encoding uncharacterized protein LOC117576246 — translation MNYRNLCNVFLLLVLCYKGNALPAVETAIVPSGVNTIEESDKLPDSNSEQINAAASQEAGLVGGNATNPSTTAESEAVDPTLTGDNEASASNNEPVSIYAGGLITPEAFQQYLNQYGGAAGLAPLGTAYPAPITGPPGLYPFPGPIVVQTGYEGFLVPASPAGSSNSESAADATTTVALTPVAAPSASPTLNPLMAFASRLLPTILMSTLFRIAAVVLSAVGVILFGGAITNALCRLTPICDISGKAVTYFRTGGAQNVGRMLAEEITPERVRRTAEFVRGAIEKYRQLQKLVDPDSST, via the exons ATGAACTATAGAAATCTGTGCAACGTGTTCCTGTTGCTCGTGTTGTGCTACAAGGGAAATGCGTTGCCTGCAGTGGAAACGGCAATTGTGCCAAGTGGAGTGAATACTATTGAGGAGTCGGACAAGTTGCCCGACTCCAACTCGGAGCAAATCAACGCAGCTGCTTCACAGGAGGCGGGCTTGGTTGGAGGCAATGCTACTAACCCATCAACGACTGCTGAATCAGAGGCTGTAGATCCGACACTG ACAGGTGACAATGAAGCCAGCGCTAGTAACAACGAACCCGTGTCCATCTACGCTGGTGGACTCATCACTCCCGAGGCCTTTCAGCAGTACCTTAATCAGTACGGCGGTGCGGCTGGTCTAGCTCCTCTGGGAACCGCTTATCCCGCTCCTATAACTGGTCCACCTGGTCTCTATCCTTTTCCCGGTCCCATTGTGGTGCAGACTGGCTACGAGGGCTTCTTGGTGCCGGCTTCTCCTGCTGGCAGCTCCAACTCCGAAAGTGCTGCTGATGCGACCACAACTGTGGCCTTGACTCCCGTTGCTGCACCATCCGCCTCGCCCACCTTGAACCCGCTGATGGCCTTCGCATCCAGGCTATTGCCCACCATCTTGATGTCCACACTCTTCCGTATTGCCGCCGTTGTGCTTTCCGCCGTGGGCGTTATCCTCTTTGGAGGCGCCATCACAAACGCTCTCTGCCGCCTCACGCCCATCTGCGATATTTCCGGCAAGGCTGTCACCTATTTTCGCACTGGCGGAGCACAGAATGTGGGTCGCATGCTAGCCGAAGAAATCACCCCGGAACGTGTCCGTAGAACTGCCGAATTTGTTCGCGGAGCCATCGAAAAGTATCGTCAGCTGCAGAAGCTCGTCGATCCTGATTCTTCTACCTAA
- the LOC117575892 gene encoding glutathione S-transferase 1-1-like: MDFYYLAGSAPCRAVIMTAKALGVELNKKVLNLMEGEHLKPEFVKINPQHTIPTIVDDGFVLWESRAILVYLVEKYGKDDSLYPKDPEQQAVINQRLYFDMGTLYKSFADYYYPQLMYNKPADPEAYKKIQDAFGFLNTFLEGQDYMAGSQLTIADISLLATVSTFTVTGFQLSDYPNVEKWYENAQTVTPGWDENWEGVLETKKWFEAKFPSK; this comes from the coding sequence atggatttttattatttggctGGTTCGGCGCCTTGTCGCGCAGTTATTATGACTGCCAAGGCCTTGGGCGTGGAGCTCAACAAGAAAGTGCTCAATCTAATGGAGGGTGAGCACCTGAAACCCGAGTTTGTGAAGATCAATCCCCAACATACTATTCCCACCATCGTGGATGATGGCTTCGTCTTGTGGGAATCGCGTGCTATTCTTGTATATCTGGTTGAGAAGTACGGCAAGGATGATTCGCTGTATCCCAAGGACCCCGAGCAGCAGGCTGTGATCAATCAGCGTCTGTACTTCGACATGGGCACGCTGTACAAGTCGTTTGCCGACTATTACTATCCCCAGTTAATGTACAACAAGCCCGCTGATCCGGAGGCATACAAGAAGATTCAGGACGCCTTTGGCTTCCTCAACACTTTCTTGGAGGGTCAGGACTACATGGCTGGCAGTCAGCTGACCATCGCAGACATTTCACTCTTGGCCACAGTGTCGACCTTTACAGTCACAGGCTTCCAGCTCAGTGACTATCCCAATGTCGAGAAGTGGTACGAGAATGCCCAGACTGTGACTCCCGGCTGGGACGAGAACTGGGAGGGTGTGTTGGAAACCAAGAAATGGTTTGAAGCTAAGTTTCCCTCTaagtaa
- the LOC117574252 gene encoding glutathione S-transferase 1-1-like → MDFYYAPASAPCRAILMAAKTLGIELNKKLLSLPEGEHLKPEFVKINPQHTIPTIVDNGFALWESRAILVYLAQKFGKDDSLFPKDLQKQAVVNQRLYFDSGVLMKAFADYYVVQYLLKQPADPEKFKKCEEAFSFFNTFLEGQLYAAGDKLTVADISLLASVSTFEALGFKISEYPNVDKWYANAKKVIPGFAETWESMQEALANLKL, encoded by the coding sequence ATGGATTTTTACTACGCTCCTGCCTCAGCACCCTGCCGTGCTATCCTTATGGCAGCCAAGACTCTGGGAATCGAACTCAACAAGAAGCTCTTAAGCCTTCCGGAGGGTGAGCACCTAAAACCCGAGTTCGTGAAGATCAATCCCCAACACACCATTCCCACCATCGTGGACAATGGCTTCGCCTTGTGGGAATCGCGTGCTATCCTCGTCTATCTGGCCCAGAAGTTCGGCAAGGACGACTCTCTTTTCCCCAAGGATCTGCAGAAGCAGGCGGTGGTTAATCAGCGACTGTACTTCGACAGCGGTGTCCTGATGAAGGCATTCGCCGACTATTACGTTGTTCAATATCTACTTAAGCAGCCCGCTGATCCTGAGAAATTCAAGAAATGTGAGGAAGCCTTCAGCTTCTTCAATACTTTCTTGGAGGGTCAACTTTATGCGGCAGGTGATAAGCTAACCGTTGCTGATATATCCTTGTTGGCCTCTGTGTCCACCTTCGAGGCATTGGGATTCAAGATCAGCGAATATCCTAATGTGGACAAGTGGTACGCAAATGCAAAGAAGGTTATTCCTGGATTTGCCGAGACCTGGGAAAGCATGCAGGAGGCATTggccaatttaaaattgtaa
- the LOC117575999 gene encoding glutathione S-transferase 1-1-like has protein sequence MDFYYAPPSGPCRAVLMAAKTLGIELNKKQLNLLEGEQLKPEFVKINPQHTVPTIVDNGFTLWESRAILVYLAQKYGKDDSLYPKDLQKQAVVNQRLYFDSGVLMKSFADYYYPQLRLKQPADPEKYKKVEEAFAFLNTFLEGQLYVTGDKLTIADISLLASVSTFEAVEFKISEYPNVAKWYANAQKVVSGWTENWEALQQAIAIFKQLK, from the coding sequence ATGGACTTCTACTACGCACCACCCTCAGGCCCCTGCCGAGCTGTCCTTATGGCAGCCAAGACTCTGGGGATCGAGCTCAACAAGAAGCAGTTGAATCTCCTGGAAGGTGAACAGCTGAAACCAGAGTTCGTGAAGATCAATCCCCAGCACACGGTGCCAACCATTGTAGACAATGGTTTCACTCTGTGGGAATCGCGTGCTATTCTTGTCTATCTGGCCCAGAAGTACGGCAAGGACGATTCGCTGTACCCCAAGGACCTGCAGAAGCAGGCTGTGGTCAATCAGCGCCTGTACTTCGACAGCGGTGTCTTGATGAAGAGCTTCGCCGACTATTACTATCCTCAGCTTCGCCTGAAGCAGCCAGCTGATCCCGAGAAATACAAGAAGGTCGAGGAGGCCTTTGCCTTCCTCAACACTTTCTTGGAGGGTCAGCTCTATGTGACTGGTGATAAGCTGACCATCGCTGATATATCCTTGTTGGCTTCTGTGTCCACTTTTGAGGCTGTGGAGTTCAAGATCAGCGAATATCCCAACGTGGCCAAATGGTACGCAAATGCCCAGAAGGTTGTTTCCGGATGGACGGAGAATTGGGAAGCCTTGCAGCAGGCAATCGCGATTTTCAAACAGTtgaaataa
- the LOC117575800 gene encoding glutathione S-transferase D5-like encodes MDLYYLPFASPSRAVVMTAAAVGVTPNRIVVNTYEKEQLKPEYLKINPQHTVPTLVDNGFSVWESRAIMVYLAEKYGKDDSLFPKDPQKQAVVNQRLHFDLGVLTQAFGEYYYPIFRDEAPADPEKFKKVEAAFDFLNTFLEGEKYVAGDHFTVADIAILVTVTTYLAVNFKIDSYPNVLKWYNSVQKEAPGWEENVEAAKEYTRRLEAAQKK; translated from the coding sequence ATGGACCTGTATTATTTGCCCTTCGCATCACCCAGCCGCGCTGTCGTCATGACCGCCGCCGCAGTCGGCGTCACGCCCAACAGAATCGTAGTGAACACCTACGAGAAGGAGCAACTGAAGCCAGAGTATCTGAAGATTAATCCTCAGCATACTGTTCCCACTCTCGTGGACAATGGCTTCTCGGTATGGGAGTCGCGTGCTATCATGGTCTATCTGGCTGAGAAGTACGGCAAGGATGATTCTCTCTTCCCCAAGGATCCTCAGAAGCAGGCTGTGGTCAACCAGCGTCTTCACTTCGATTTGGGTGTTCTAACTCAAGCTTTCGGGGAATATTACTACCCCATTTTCCGTGATGAGGCTCCCGCCGATCCCGAGAAATTCAAGAAGGTCGAGGCTGCCTTTGATTTCCTGAACACCTTCTTGGAAGGCGAAAAGTACGTTGCTGGGGATCACTTCACAGTTGCCGATATTGCCATCCTCGTTACTGTGACAACCTACTTGGCTGTCAACTTCAAGATCGACAGCTATCCCAACGTTCTGAAGTGGTACAACAGTGTTCAGAAGGAGGCTCCTGGCTGGGAGGAGAACGTTGAGGCTGCCAAGGAATACACAAGGCGCTTGGAGGCAGCACAAAAGAAGTAA
- the LOC117574198 gene encoding glutathione S-transferase 1-1 — protein MVDFYYLPGSSPCRSVIMTAKAVGVELNKKLLNLQAGEHLKPEFLKINPQHTIPTLVDNGFALWESRAILVYLVEKYGKTDSLYPKCPKKRALINQRLYFDMGTLYQSFANYYYPQVFAKAPADPEAFKKIEAAFDFLNTFLEGQEYAAGDSLTVADIALVASVSTFEVAGFEISKYANVNKWYENAKKVTPGWDENWAGCLEFKKYFE, from the coding sequence ATGGTTGACTTCTACTATCTGCCCGGCTCCTCGCCCTGCCGCTCCGTCATCATGACAGCCAAGGCTGTTGGTGTTGAGCTCAACAAGAAGCTGCTCAACCTGCAGGCCGGCGAGCACCTGAAGCCCGAGTTCTTGAAGATCAACCCCCAGCACACCATTCCCACCTTGGTGGACAACGGTTTCGCCCTGTGGGAATCGCGCGCTATTCTCGTCTACCTGGTGGAGAAGTACGGCAAGACCGACTCCCTGTACCCCAAGTGCCCCAAGAAGCGCGCTCTGATCAACCAGCGCCTGTACTTCGACATGGGCACTCTGTACCAGAGCTTTGCCAACTACTACTATCCCCAGGTCTTCGCCAAGGCCCCTGCTGATCCAGAGGCCTTCAAGAAGATTGAGGCTGCCTTCGACTTCCTGAACACCTTCCTCGAGGGTCAGGAGTATGCTGCTGGTGACTCGCTTACCGTTGCCGATATTGCTCTGGTTGCCTCCGTTTCTACCTTTGAGGTGGCTGGCTTCGAGATCAGCAAGTACGCCAATGTGAACAAGTGGTACGAGAACGCCAAGAAGGTCACTCCCGGCTGGGATGAGAACTGGGCCGGTTGCCTGGAGTTCAAGAAATACTTCGAATAA
- the LOC117574485 gene encoding uncharacterized protein LOC117574485 — translation MLDFYYMLYSAPCRSILMTAKALGIELNKKQVDLDAGDYLKPEFVKINPQHTIPTLVDGEFALWESRAILLYLVEKFDKDNLLYPKDLQQRAVVNHRLFFDLGTLYQSYVYYYYPQMFEDVKKPADPENLKRIDAAFRSFNTLLEGHKYAAGDKLTVADIALLATVSTFEISDYDFSAHANVTSWYENAKKEIPGWEENWEGCLYYKKLYLSQLEKKSTSAAMDFYYRPGSSPCRAVIMTAKAIGVEFDKSIVINTRAGEQFKPEYLKINPQHTIPTLVDNKEGLSLWESRAILVYLVEKYAKNDALYPKDVNKQALINQRLYFDMGTLYKSFADYYYPQIFQKQPANEENFKKIEAAFDLFNTFLQDQSFAAGESLSVADISLLATVSSFDVAGFDLKRYSNVSKWYEQCKLITPGWDVNWAGCLEFRKYFDN, via the exons ATGTTGGACTTTTACTATATGCTTTACTCGGCACCCTGTCGGTCCATTCTGATGACCGCCAAGGCTTTGGGGATTGAGCTGAATAAAAAGCAGGTGGATCTCGATGCTGGGGATTACTTGAAACCCGAGTTCGTCAAGATTAATCCACAGCACACGATTCCCACGCTGGTTGATGGAGAATTTGCGCTGTGGGAGTCGCGTGCCATCTTGTTGTATCTGGTCGAGAAGTTCGACAAGGATAACTTGTTGTATCCCAAGGATCTACAGCAGAGGGCGGTTGTCAATCATCGTCTGTTCTTCGACCTGGGCACTCTGTACCAGAGCTACGTCTACTATTACTATCCTCAGATGTTTGAGGATGTCAAGAAGCCAGCTGATCCAGAGAACTTGAAGCGTATTGATGCTGCATTCCGTTCATTCAACACCCTGTTGGAGGGTCACAAGTACGCGGCTGGTGACAAGTTGACTGTGGCCGACATTGCTTTGTTGGCTACCGTGTCGACCTTCGAGATCTCCGACTATGATTTCTCCGCCCACGCCAATGTGACCAGCTGGTATGAGAATGCCAAGAAGGAGATTCCCGGCTGGGAGGAGAACTGGGAGGGTTGTCTTTACTACAAGAAGTTGTATTTGTCTCAACTTGAAAAGAAAT CTACATCTGCTGCCATGGACTTCTATTATCGACCCGGATCTTCGCCCTGCCGAGCGGTCATCATGACAGCCAAGGCGATTGGCGTTGAGTTTGATAAGTCAATTGTGATCAACACACGTGCTGGGGAACAGTTTAAGCCTGAGTACCTAAAGATTAATCCACAGCACACGATTCCCACTCTTGTGGACAATAAAGAGGGTCTTTCGCTATGGGAATCGCGTGCTATATTGGTCTATCTAGTGGAGAAGTACGCCAAGAATGATGCTCTATACCCGAAGGATGTCAACAAGCAGGCTTTGATTAACCAGCGACTCTACTTTGACATGGGCACGCTCTACAAGAGCTTTGCGGATTACTATTATCCACAGATCTTCCAAAAGCAGCCAGCCAACGAGGAGAACTTCAAGAAGATCGAAGCTGCCTTCGACTTGTTCAACACTTTCCTGCAGGATCAAAGCTTTGCTGCAGGCGAGAGTCTTAGTGTGGCAGATATCTCGCTCTTGGCCACCGTGTCCTCTTTCGACGTAGCCGGCTTTGATTTGAAGCGCTATTCCAATGTGTCCAAATGGTACGAACAGTGCAAGCTGATCACTCCTGGCTGGGATGTCAACTGGGCGGGGTGCTTGGAGTTCCGCAAATACTTTGATAACTAA